A portion of the Apus apus isolate bApuApu2 chromosome 3, bApuApu2.pri.cur, whole genome shotgun sequence genome contains these proteins:
- the HS3ST5 gene encoding heparan sulfate glucosamine 3-O-sulfotransferase 5: MLFKQQALLRQKLFVLGSLAIGSLLYLVARVGSLDRLQPLCPMDGRFGPRSQDEIPLRALQFKRGLLHEFRKGNATKEQIRLHNLVQQLPKAIIIGVRKGGTRALLEMLNLHPAVVKASQEIHFFDNDENYAKGIEWYRKKMPFSYPHQITIEKSPAYFITEEVPERIYKMNSSIKLLIIVREPTTRAISDYTQVLEGKERKNKTYYKFEKLAIDPNTCEVNTKYKAVRTSIYTKHLERWLKYFPIEQFHIVDGDRLITEPLPELQLVEKFLNLPPRISQYNLYFNVTRGFYCLRFNIIFNKCLAGSKGRIHPEVDTSVITKLRKFFHPFNQKFYQITGRTFNWP, encoded by the exons ATGCTATTCAAACAGCAGGCGTTGCTGAGACAGAAGCTCTTTGTACTAGGCAGCCTTGCTATTGGAAGTCTCCTATATCTAGTTGCCAGAGTTGGGAGCTTGGATAG ACTGCAGCCCCTTTGCCCCATGGACGGCCGATTTGGACCCCGCAGCCAGGACGAAATCCCATTGCGAGCCCTGCAGTTCAAGCGAGGGCTGCTCCACGAGTTCCGAAAGGGCAATGCCACCAAGGAGCAAATACGACTGCACAATCTGGTTCAGCAGCTTCCCAAGGCCATTATCATTGGGGTGCGGAAAGGAGGCACCCGAGCACTGCTGGAAATGCTGAACCTTCACCCTGCAGTCGTTAAAGCTTCTCAAGAGATTCATTTCTTCGACAATGACGAGAACTATGCCAAGGGGATTGAGTGGTACcggaaaaaaatgcctttttcttaCCCTCATCAAATAACAATTGAGAAAAGCCCTGCATATTTTATCACCGAGGAAGTACCTGAAAGGATTTACAAAATGAACTCATCTATCAAATTATTGATCATTGTCAGGGAACCTACCACAAGAGCTATTTCGGATTACACtcaggtgctggaaggtaaggaaagaaagaacaaaacttACTACAAATTTGAGAAGCTGGCTATTGATCCTAATACCTGTGAAGTGAACACAAAGTATAAAGCAGTGAGAACCAGCATCTACACCAAACATCTGGAGAGATGGTTAAAATACTTCCCAATCGAGCAGTTTCATATTGTGGACGGAGACCGGCTCATCACAGAACCACTGCCAGAACTCCAGCTGGTCGAGAAGTTCCTTAATCTTCCTCCGAGGATAAGTCAGTACAACTTATACTTCAATGTCACCAGAGGGTTTTACTGCTTGCGATTTAACATCATCTTTAACAAGTGCCTGGCGGGTAGCAAGGGACGCATCCATCCAGAGGTGGATACTTCTGTCATTACCAAATTGCGCAAGTTCTTTCACCCTTTTAATCAAAAATTTTACCAGATCACTGGGAGGACATTTAACTGGCCCTAA